One Gordonia pseudamarae genomic window, TGCCGTCGTCGGAGATGCTGTACGCGCCCAAGCTGAAGAAGTCGGCGCCCTCGGCCAGGACGTTGGCGTCGAGCGTGATCTCCTCGCCGGGAACCTCGTCACCGATGGTCGGCGGCGTCCAATCGTCGTCACCGGAAATCGGGCAACGACAACGGATTCCGTACTGCTTTCCCTCCTGGGTCCGGGCGTAGTACCAGTAGCGGCCTCGCCTGCTCGGCACCGACATGTCGGTTTCCTTGACCCGGGACTTGATCTCGGCGAAGATCTGCTCGCTCAGCTCGTCGAGATGTCCGGTGTGCGCCTCGGTATGCAGGTTCTGCGCCTCCAGGTAGTCGATGACCTCCTGGTTCTCCTTGTCGCGCAACCATTCATACTCATCGACGAAGGTATCGCCGTGATGGGTGCGCTCGGTGCGCACCTTCTTGGCCACCGGTGGGACACTCGTACGTGCGGGCACCTGCTGATCGGACACCGTCACCCCTTCCGTTCCGCTCATGCCCGGACCTGCGCATCCGGCCAGTCGGCGAACGACAACTGTGAAATCAATTCGTATGCTTCGATATACCGCTGCCGGGTACGTTCGATGACGTCGGCGGGCAGTTCGGGCGGCGGGTTGTCCGCGGCCCGGTCCCAGCCCGAATCAGGCCCGGTGAGCCAGTTCCGGACGATCTGCTTGTCGAAGCTGGGCTGCACCTGCCCCGCCCGGTAGGTGGCCGACTCCCAGTACCGCGACGAGTCCGGCGTGAGGACCTCGTCGGCGAGGACCAGTTCGCCGTCGGCGCCCAGACCGAACTCGAACTTGGTGTCGGCCAGGATGATGCCCCGCTCGGCGGCCAGTGCCGCGCCGCGCGAATAGATGTCGAGGGTCGCCGCGCGCAACTGCGCCGCCCGCTCGGCACCCTCGGTTTCCACGACCCGCTCGAAGCTGATGTTCTCATCGTGTTCACCCTGCTCGGCCTTGGTGGCGGGGGTGAAGATCGGATCGGGCAATCTGTCGGCCTCACCCAGACCCTCGGGCAGGGCGATGCCGCACACCGTGCCCGTGGACTGGTAGTCGAGCAGACCCGAGCCGGTCAGATAGCCGCGGGCGACGCACTCGACCTGCACCATGGGCAGTGCGTGTACCACCATCGACCGGCCCACCACCTCGGCCGGGATCCGCTCGTCGGTGGGCCCGCCGGCCAGGTGGTTGGGCACCCCGAGGGCGTCGAACCAGAAAAAGCTCATCGCGGTCAGGATTCGGCCTTTGTCACCGATGGCCGGTCGGAGAATATGGTCGTAGGCGGAGATACGGTCGGTGGCCACCAGCAGCAAGGTGTCTGCGTCGATCTGGTAGATCTCGCGTACCTTTCCCGAGGCCACGTGTTGATACGACTGTAAGTTCGGGCGCATACATCGACACTAGGCCATGCGCGGGTGCGTGGCCGCGACCGCAGGTCGTCGATGGGCGCCGCGCCGGACGGGCCACCCGAACCGGCCGCCGCCCGCAGGTGGGACCGCGTGTGGACGAGCACCGATTCCCATCGGATACGCGCCGGACCTCGCAGCGCCCGATGGCTCGTGGCCCGTGCAAATTCTGCTACATTCTCCGGTGTTCGACGGTCATTCCCGGCCCCGTGGCGGTAAATCGCCACGCACGTCGAAACCGCCACAGCGATAAGGATTCACCCAGTGAGACATTATGTCGAGCAGATTGTCGACGATATCGACGGAACGGTCCTCACGGAGTACGAAACCGTGACATTCTCCCTCGACGGCACCACCTACGAGTTCGACACCAGCCTCGAACACGCCGAGGAATTCCGCGCCGGTCTCCGGCGGTACATCGACGCCTCACGCCAGATCGTCAACGGCAATGTGGTCACCCGCCAGCGCGTCGCGACGGTCGGGCAGGACCGTCCGTCCGCGGAACAGAGCCGGGCGATCCGGGACTGGGCACGCAACAACGGTTACGAGGTGAGCAACCGCGGCCGGGTGCCCGCACCGATCGTGGAGGCATTCGAGGCAGCCCACCCCATCCGGTGACAACCCCCTGAGCCGCGCCGCAGGGCATACTTGTCGGCATGAGCCGCCCGCACATCGCGATCACCTACTGCACCCAATGCAACTGGCTGTTGCGCGCGTCGTGGATGGCGAGTGAGC contains:
- a CDS encoding phosphoribosylaminoimidazolesuccinocarboxamide synthase, giving the protein MRPNLQSYQHVASGKVREIYQIDADTLLLVATDRISAYDHILRPAIGDKGRILTAMSFFWFDALGVPNHLAGGPTDERIPAEVVGRSMVVHALPMVQVECVARGYLTGSGLLDYQSTGTVCGIALPEGLGEADRLPDPIFTPATKAEQGEHDENISFERVVETEGAERAAQLRAATLDIYSRGAALAAERGIILADTKFEFGLGADGELVLADEVLTPDSSRYWESATYRAGQVQPSFDKQIVRNWLTGPDSGWDRAADNPPPELPADVIERTRQRYIEAYELISQLSFADWPDAQVRA
- a CDS encoding histone-like nucleoid-structuring protein Lsr2: MRHYVEQIVDDIDGTVLTEYETVTFSLDGTTYEFDTSLEHAEEFRAGLRRYIDASRQIVNGNVVTRQRVATVGQDRPSAEQSRAIRDWARNNGYEVSNRGRVPAPIVEAFEAAHPIR